Proteins from one Loktanella sp. M215 genomic window:
- the nrdR gene encoding transcriptional regulator NrdR: MRCPFCGNVDTQVKDSRPAEDHVAIRRRRFCPACGGRFTTYERVQLRDLVVIKSNGRREDFDRDKLERSIRIALQKRPVEPERMDQMISGIVRRLESMGETDIPSGTIGEIVMESLARIDTVAYVRFASVYKNFQAADDFEKFMNDLRPNTKSDQ, translated from the coding sequence ATGCGTTGCCCCTTTTGCGGAAATGTCGATACTCAGGTCAAGGACTCCCGCCCGGCAGAGGATCACGTCGCGATCCGCAGGCGCCGCTTCTGCCCGGCCTGCGGCGGCCGCTTCACCACCTATGAACGCGTGCAATTGCGCGACCTCGTCGTGATCAAATCGAACGGCCGGCGCGAGGATTTCGACCGCGACAAGCTGGAACGCTCGATCCGCATCGCGCTCCAGAAACGCCCTGTCGAACCCGAACGCATGGACCAGATGATTTCCGGCATCGTGCGCCGGTTGGAGAGTATGGGAGAGACCGACATCCCCTCCGGCACCATCGGAGAGATCGTGATGGAAAGCCTCGCGCGGATTGACACGGTGGCCTATGTGCGTTTTGCATCGGTCTACAAGAACTTTCAGGCTGCCGATGATTTCGAGAAATTCATGAACGATCTGCGCCCGAACACCAAATCGGACCAATGA
- a CDS encoding capsular polysaccharide biosynthesis protein, producing MRPYAPDAAAGETLRQLFVYNGGFLTQGRVRRILTLAGWDIRLGLPGDGDTVGVWGHSPTAPRGEAVARRRASPVVRVEDAFLRSVLPGRDGEPPLGLVIDRRGMHYDPAQPSDLECILRDDPLDDTAALNRAKAAMAEIARLGLSKYNAFDRGAAVPDPGYVLVIDQTRGDAAVTASGADANTFREMLFYAQTDHPTARIVIKTHPETVEGHRPGYFTDQYADDRISLCDGPVSPHALLAGAVAVYTVSSQMGFEAILAGHRPVVFGQPFYIGWGLSDDRKPLDRRQRRLTRAQLFLGAMMLYPVWYDPYRDRLCGIEEAVTTLAAQTRAWRDDHKGWTGHRISLWKRGPLQQVFGAQVPMRFAKDGAAPAADGRRHMVWASKAPPGSAMVRIEDGFLRSRGLGADLIPPLSLVLDDLGIYYDPTQPSRLEEMIAAACALPDCARARATALIGALCRGRLSKYNLGSTEPLRGLPVGRRILVPGQVADDASIRLGASDVATNGDLLRAARAANPAAVILYKPHPDVEAGLRDGAVPEAAAIADAVLTGMDAITALDLVDEVWTMTSTLGFEALLRGKRVTCLGMPFYAGWGLTEDRAMPVPRRAANPDLAALVHAVLIDYPRYHDPLTGLPCPVEVVVERLRDGTVPAPSRGNRLLAKAQGLFASQAWLWRR from the coding sequence ATGCGCCCTTACGCGCCAGACGCCGCCGCGGGGGAGACCCTGCGGCAGCTTTTCGTTTACAACGGCGGGTTCCTCACGCAGGGCCGTGTGCGGCGCATCCTGACGCTGGCGGGCTGGGACATCCGGCTGGGCCTGCCGGGGGACGGCGACACGGTGGGCGTCTGGGGCCATTCCCCCACCGCACCGCGGGGCGAGGCGGTGGCGCGCAGGCGGGCCAGCCCGGTGGTGCGGGTAGAGGATGCCTTTCTGCGGTCGGTCCTGCCGGGACGCGACGGGGAACCCCCGCTGGGGCTGGTGATCGACAGGCGCGGCATGCACTACGATCCTGCCCAGCCCAGCGATCTGGAATGCATCCTGCGCGACGATCCGCTGGATGATACGGCCGCCCTGAACCGCGCGAAGGCCGCCATGGCAGAGATCGCGCGGCTGGGGCTGTCGAAATACAATGCCTTTGATCGGGGCGCGGCGGTGCCCGATCCGGGCTACGTGCTGGTGATCGACCAGACGCGGGGCGATGCGGCGGTGACGGCCAGCGGGGCGGATGCGAATACCTTCCGCGAGATGCTGTTCTACGCCCAGACCGATCACCCCACCGCGCGGATCGTCATCAAGACCCACCCCGAGACGGTGGAGGGACACCGGCCCGGCTATTTCACCGACCAATATGCGGACGACCGGATCAGCTTGTGCGACGGCCCGGTGTCGCCGCACGCCCTGCTGGCGGGGGCTGTCGCGGTCTACACGGTCTCGTCCCAGATGGGGTTCGAGGCGATCCTCGCGGGGCACCGGCCGGTGGTCTTTGGCCAGCCGTTCTACATCGGGTGGGGGCTGAGCGATGACCGCAAGCCGCTGGACCGGCGCCAGCGGCGGCTGACGCGGGCGCAGCTGTTTCTGGGGGCGATGATGCTCTATCCGGTGTGGTACGATCCCTACCGCGACCGGTTGTGCGGGATCGAGGAGGCCGTGACGACGCTGGCGGCGCAGACGCGGGCGTGGCGCGACGATCATAAGGGATGGACCGGGCACCGGATCAGCCTGTGGAAACGCGGGCCGTTGCAGCAGGTCTTTGGCGCGCAGGTGCCGATGCGGTTCGCCAAGGACGGCGCCGCGCCCGCGGCGGACGGGCGGCGGCACATGGTCTGGGCGTCGAAGGCGCCGCCGGGGTCCGCAATGGTGCGGATCGAGGACGGCTTCCTGCGCTCTCGCGGGTTGGGGGCGGACCTGATCCCGCCGCTGTCGCTGGTGCTGGACGATCTGGGGATCTACTACGACCCGACCCAGCCGTCGCGGCTGGAAGAGATGATCGCGGCCGCTTGCGCCCTGCCCGACTGCGCGCGCGCGCGGGCGACGGCGCTGATCGGGGCGCTGTGCCGGGGGCGGCTGTCGAAATACAACCTCGGGTCCACGGAGCCGCTGCGCGGGCTGCCGGTGGGGCGGCGGATTCTGGTGCCGGGACAGGTGGCCGATGACGCCTCGATCCGGCTGGGGGCCAGCGACGTCGCGACCAATGGCGATCTGTTGCGCGCGGCGCGGGCGGCGAACCCGGCGGCGGTGATCCTTTACAAGCCGCATCCGGATGTCGAGGCGGGTCTACGCGATGGGGCTGTGCCGGAGGCCGCCGCGATTGCCGATGCGGTGCTGACGGGGATGGACGCGATCACCGCGCTGGATCTGGTGGACGAGGTCTGGACCATGACCAGCACGCTGGGGTTCGAGGCGCTGCTGCGCGGCAAGCGCGTGACCTGTCTGGGGATGCCGTTCTATGCGGGCTGGGGTCTGACCGAGGATCGCGCGATGCCGGTGCCGCGCCGGGCCGCCAACCCCGACCTCGCGGCCCTCGTCCATGCGGTGCTGATCGATTATCCGCGCTATCACGATCCCCTGACGGGCCTGCCCTGCCCGGTCGAGGTGGTGGTGGAGCGTCTGCGCGACGGCACGGTGCCGGCCCCGTCGCGGGGCAACCGGCTGCTGGCCAAGGCGCAGGGACTTTTTGCCTCGCAGGCGTGGCTGTGGCGACGCTAG
- the ribD gene encoding bifunctional diaminohydroxyphosphoribosylaminopyrimidine deaminase/5-amino-6-(5-phosphoribosylamino)uracil reductase RibD codes for MTAADTRFMTLALALGRRGMGQVWPNPAVGCVIVQGAVIVGRGTTQRYGRPHAERVALDQAGDAARGATVYVTLEPCAHTGKTPPCADALIAAGVARVVVATGDPDPRTAGQGIARLQAAGITVEVGLLRRAAEQDHAGFLKRINHQRPFVTLKLASSLDGRIATASGESRWITGPLARRAVHALRARHDAVLVGAGTARADDPMLDVRDLGEVRQPVRVVLSRDLHLPINGRLAQTARQQPVWLCHGPDANTRDWQQAGVETLECALSHNQVDPLSALRALAARGITRVLCEGGGSLAASLLQARLVDELVVISAGVALGADGLPSLAGLGVRDLAQAPRFRLDRLSPVGGDILQVWHPV; via the coding sequence ATGACCGCCGCCGACACGCGGTTCATGACGCTGGCGCTGGCCTTGGGCCGGCGCGGCATGGGACAGGTCTGGCCGAACCCCGCCGTGGGCTGCGTCATCGTGCAGGGCGCCGTCATCGTCGGCCGCGGCACCACCCAGCGCTACGGCAGGCCCCATGCGGAACGTGTGGCCCTCGATCAGGCGGGCGATGCGGCCCGCGGCGCCACGGTCTATGTCACGCTTGAACCCTGCGCCCACACGGGCAAGACCCCGCCGTGCGCAGACGCGCTGATCGCCGCCGGCGTGGCCCGCGTCGTCGTGGCCACCGGCGACCCCGATCCGCGCACGGCGGGGCAGGGCATCGCCCGCCTGCAGGCGGCGGGCATCACGGTCGAGGTGGGCCTGCTGCGCCGCGCGGCAGAGCAGGATCACGCGGGCTTCCTCAAGCGGATCAATCACCAGCGCCCCTTCGTGACCCTGAAACTCGCCAGCAGCCTCGACGGGCGCATCGCCACCGCCAGCGGCGAAAGCCGCTGGATCACCGGCCCGCTGGCCCGCCGCGCCGTCCACGCCCTGCGCGCCCGCCATGACGCGGTGCTGGTCGGGGCCGGCACCGCCCGTGCCGACGACCCCATGCTCGACGTCCGCGATCTGGGCGAGGTGCGCCAACCCGTCCGCGTCGTGCTGTCGCGCGACCTGCACCTGCCGATCAACGGACGCCTCGCCCAGACCGCGCGGCAACAGCCCGTCTGGCTGTGCCACGGCCCGGACGCCAATACCCGCGACTGGCAACAGGCCGGGGTCGAGACACTTGAATGCGCCCTCTCGCACAATCAGGTCGACCCGCTCTCTGCCCTGCGCGCGCTGGCCGCCCGCGGCATCACCCGCGTGCTTTGCGAAGGCGGCGGCAGTTTGGCCGCCTCCCTGCTGCAGGCCCGTCTGGTCGATGAACTGGTCGTCATCAGCGCCGGCGTCGCCCTCGGCGCCGACGGCCTGCCTTCGCTCGCGGGCCTCGGCGTGCGCGATCTGGCGCAGGCCCCGCGCTTCCGCCTCGACCGCCTCTCACCCGTCGGCGGCGACATCCTGCAGGTCTGGCACCCGGTCTAG
- a CDS encoding capsule biosynthesis protein — MTDPAPRRFLFLQGPHGPFLHRLARMLRAAGAEVWRVGFNAGDRAFWFGAPGYIPFTAPQDAWPDTFRAIVAEHAITDIVLYGDTRPIHAQAVAAARALGLRIHVFEEGYMRPYWVTYERGGTNGHSRLMDMSVADMRAALAMSDLEMPTPPAHWGDMRHHVFYGALYHWFVMFRNGQYRNFQRHRELPVAVETWLYTKRLLLMPWIALDRRIATLRIRHGGFPYHLVLLQLEHDASFQKHSPFTRMEEFLTVVMDGFASATPRHHHLVFKAHPLDNDRSPTKQIIKRLAAKAGVSGRVHYVRGGKLARLLDHARTAVTVNSTAAHQVLWRGIPLKVFGDAVYNKPEFVSAQALPDFFTSSDRPDGRAYKDYRRFLLETSQVPGGFYSSQGRRQLMRQVVDMMLAEADPYDSLALGKTPPRQPLRIVT, encoded by the coding sequence GTGACCGATCCCGCCCCCCGCCGCTTTCTGTTCCTGCAGGGCCCTCATGGGCCGTTCCTGCACCGTCTGGCGCGGATGCTGCGGGCTGCGGGCGCCGAGGTCTGGCGCGTGGGCTTCAACGCGGGCGACCGGGCGTTCTGGTTCGGCGCGCCGGGCTATATCCCATTTACCGCGCCGCAGGACGCCTGGCCCGACACGTTCCGCGCCATCGTGGCGGAACACGCGATCACCGATATCGTGCTTTACGGCGACACCCGTCCGATCCACGCGCAGGCGGTTGCAGCCGCGCGCGCGCTGGGGCTGCGCATTCATGTCTTCGAGGAAGGCTACATGCGGCCCTACTGGGTCACCTACGAACGGGGCGGCACCAACGGACATTCGCGGCTGATGGACATGAGTGTGGCGGACATGCGCGCGGCCCTGGCGATGTCGGATCTGGAAATGCCGACGCCGCCCGCCCACTGGGGCGACATGCGGCACCACGTCTTTTACGGCGCACTTTACCACTGGTTCGTGATGTTCCGGAACGGCCAGTACCGCAATTTCCAGCGGCACCGCGAGTTGCCCGTCGCGGTCGAGACCTGGCTTTACACCAAACGGCTGCTGCTGATGCCCTGGATCGCGCTGGACCGGCGGATCGCCACGCTGCGCATCCGCCACGGCGGCTTTCCCTATCACCTCGTCCTGCTGCAACTGGAACACGACGCCAGTTTCCAGAAACATTCGCCCTTCACCCGGATGGAGGAGTTTCTGACCGTCGTGATGGACGGCTTTGCCAGCGCCACGCCGCGGCACCATCATCTGGTGTTCAAGGCGCACCCCTTGGACAACGACCGCAGCCCGACGAAACAGATCATCAAGCGGCTGGCGGCCAAGGCCGGTGTCAGCGGCCGGGTGCATTACGTGCGCGGCGGCAAGCTGGCGCGGCTTCTGGATCACGCGCGCACCGCCGTCACCGTCAATTCCACCGCCGCGCATCAGGTGCTGTGGCGCGGCATCCCGCTGAAGGTCTTCGGCGATGCGGTCTATAACAAACCGGAGTTCGTGTCGGCGCAGGCGCTGCCTGACTTCTTCACCTCCTCCGACCGGCCGGACGGGCGCGCCTACAAGGATTACCGCCGTTTCCTGCTGGAAACATCGCAGGTACCGGGCGGGTTCTATTCGTCGCAGGGGCGCAGGCAACTGATGCGGCAGGTCGTGGACATGATGCTGGCAGAGGCGGACCCCTACGACAGCCTTGCGCTGGGCAAGACGCCGCCCCGCCAGCCGTTACGGATCGTGACCTGA
- a CDS encoding HlyU family transcriptional regulator encodes MAWLSKLFGSKPAADAPAQEGLSEDYNGFTITPNPMREGSTYRVAARITADVDGVAKVHQLIRADTMQDLDDARKASLNKARQMIDEQGKALFDS; translated from the coding sequence GTGGCGTGGCTGTCGAAACTCTTCGGATCGAAACCTGCCGCTGACGCGCCCGCACAAGAGGGATTGTCAGAGGACTACAACGGCTTCACCATCACGCCCAACCCGATGCGCGAAGGTAGCACCTACCGCGTCGCCGCACGCATCACGGCCGATGTCGACGGCGTGGCCAAGGTCCACCAGCTGATCCGCGCCGACACGATGCAGGACCTCGACGACGCGCGCAAAGCCTCGCTGAACAAGGCTCGCCAGATGATCGACGAACAGGGCAAAGCCCTTTTCGACAGCTAG
- the yghX gene encoding YghX family hydrolase: MTRLTAKDFDPKLLELYDFYAHGMITKREFLDGAAKFAVGGMTAAGILGLMAPNYALAEQVSFNDEAITPEYITYPSPNGHGEVRGYLVRPAGVEGPLPAVVVVHENRGLNPYIEDVARRLAKAGFMALAPDGLTSVGGYPGNDAEGRDLQASVDPEKLMNDFFAAVEFMMAHEGSTGNVGITGFCYGGGVANAAAVAYPELKAAVPYYGRQPDAADVPKIAAALLIHYAGLDERVNEGWPAYEAALEAAGTSYEAFIYPDVNHGFHNDSTPRYDAAAAELSWERTLAHFKTHLA; encoded by the coding sequence ATGACGCGACTGACGGCCAAGGATTTCGACCCCAAGCTGCTGGAGCTTTATGATTTCTATGCCCACGGGATGATCACGAAACGCGAGTTTCTGGACGGTGCCGCAAAGTTCGCCGTGGGCGGCATGACGGCGGCGGGGATTCTGGGGCTGATGGCGCCAAATTATGCGCTGGCCGAGCAGGTGTCATTCAATGACGAGGCCATTACGCCGGAATACATCACCTATCCGTCACCCAACGGGCATGGCGAGGTGCGCGGCTATCTGGTGCGGCCTGCGGGGGTCGAGGGGCCTCTGCCTGCCGTGGTGGTCGTCCACGAGAACCGGGGACTGAACCCCTACATCGAGGATGTGGCGCGCCGGCTGGCCAAGGCGGGGTTCATGGCGCTGGCCCCCGACGGGCTGACATCCGTGGGCGGGTATCCGGGCAACGATGCGGAGGGGCGCGATCTGCAGGCCAGCGTCGATCCGGAGAAGCTGATGAACGACTTCTTTGCGGCCGTCGAGTTCATGATGGCGCATGAGGGATCGACGGGCAACGTCGGGATCACCGGGTTCTGCTATGGCGGCGGTGTCGCCAATGCGGCGGCGGTGGCCTATCCGGAGTTGAAGGCCGCTGTCCCCTACTACGGCCGGCAGCCGGATGCGGCGGATGTGCCCAAGATCGCGGCGGCGCTGCTGATCCATTACGCCGGGCTGGACGAGCGGGTGAACGAAGGCTGGCCCGCGTATGAAGCGGCGCTGGAGGCTGCGGGGACCAGTTATGAGGCGTTCATCTATCCGGACGTGAACCACGGGTTCCACAACGACAGCACGCCACGCTATGACGCAGCGGCGGCAGAGCTGTCGTGGGAGCGGACGCTGGCGCATTTCAAGACGCATCTGGCCTGA
- a CDS encoding SDR family oxidoreductase, translating into MADKTLFITGASSGIGAATARKAVAAGWNVGLFARSEDKLRDLVADLGDRALALPGDATSFDDQAAALKTLSETFGTVNAAFANAGRGTSKGGAEKGEVDDWQGMVDLNVMGMLKTVKAALPYLKPNKGHMVMTGSAAGRRHIAGSVYGATKWFVHGYAGNLAEEMKEWGGRCTVVAPGMVNTGFFDERKPDKLQPDDVADAVMLALNASELNDVREVFLMPRG; encoded by the coding sequence ATGGCCGACAAGACACTCTTCATCACCGGCGCATCCAGCGGCATTGGCGCGGCGACAGCGCGCAAGGCGGTGGCCGCGGGCTGGAACGTCGGGCTGTTCGCCCGGTCGGAGGACAAGCTGCGCGATCTGGTGGCGGATCTGGGCGACCGGGCGCTGGCGCTGCCGGGGGATGCGACCAGCTTTGACGACCAGGCGGCGGCGCTGAAGACGCTGAGCGAGACATTCGGGACGGTGAACGCGGCCTTTGCCAATGCCGGGCGCGGCACGTCCAAAGGCGGCGCCGAGAAGGGCGAGGTCGACGACTGGCAGGGGATGGTCGACCTGAACGTCATGGGGATGCTGAAGACGGTGAAGGCCGCACTGCCCTATCTGAAACCGAACAAGGGTCACATGGTGATGACCGGGTCCGCCGCCGGGCGGCGGCATATTGCGGGGTCCGTCTATGGGGCCACCAAGTGGTTCGTGCACGGCTATGCCGGCAATCTGGCCGAGGAGATGAAGGAGTGGGGCGGGCGCTGCACGGTGGTTGCACCGGGGATGGTGAACACCGGGTTCTTTGACGAACGCAAGCCCGACAAGCTGCAGCCCGACGATGTAGCCGATGCGGTGATGCTGGCACTGAATGCGTCGGAGCTGAACGACGTGCGCGAAGTGTTCCTGATGCCGCGCGGGTGA
- a CDS encoding riboflavin synthase: MFTGIVTDVGHVLQVDQRGDLRARIATAYDPDGIDIGASIACEGVCLTVVALGRDPQPWFDVDISAETVNATSLGRHRWTPGKRLNLERALKVGDELGGHIVSGHVDGVAEVIAMHDEGDSTRFTFRAPEAFAKFIAPKGSVALNGTSLTVNAVDGRDFGVNIIPHTKAVTTWNETRVGDAINLEVDTMARYVARLREYD, encoded by the coding sequence ATGTTTACCGGAATCGTCACCGACGTTGGGCATGTGCTGCAAGTGGACCAGCGCGGCGACCTGCGCGCCCGCATCGCCACGGCCTATGACCCGGACGGCATCGACATCGGGGCCAGCATCGCGTGCGAAGGTGTCTGCCTGACAGTCGTCGCCCTTGGCCGCGATCCGCAGCCATGGTTCGACGTCGACATCAGCGCCGAGACGGTGAACGCCACCAGCCTTGGCCGGCACCGCTGGACGCCGGGCAAGCGGCTGAACCTCGAACGCGCGCTGAAGGTCGGGGACGAACTGGGCGGGCACATCGTCTCGGGTCACGTCGACGGCGTGGCAGAGGTCATCGCCATGCACGACGAAGGCGACAGCACCCGCTTCACCTTTCGCGCGCCAGAGGCTTTCGCCAAGTTCATCGCCCCCAAGGGGTCCGTCGCCCTCAACGGGACCTCGCTCACGGTGAACGCCGTGGACGGTCGCGACTTTGGCGTGAACATCATCCCGCATACCAAGGCGGTCACGACCTGGAACGAGACCCGCGTCGGCGACGCGATCAACCTCGAGGTCGACACCATGGCCCGCTACGTCGCCCGCCTGCGGGAGTATGACTGA
- a CDS encoding 6,7-dimethyl-8-ribityllumazine synthase → MAGPTHYSLPLPSFDAPVKLLAVASPYYKDIFDQQIAGARAICDQAGVELEIAEVPGALEIPTAIGIAARMSNFDGYVALGCVIRGETTHYDTVCNDSSRGLTLLGLQGLCIGNGILTVENYEQAAVRAQADGQNKGGGAAAAALHLIALSRTWGRSGKPVGFTSQTLAKGGDTV, encoded by the coding sequence ATGGCCGGACCCACACATTACAGCCTGCCGCTGCCCAGCTTCGATGCACCCGTGAAACTGCTGGCCGTCGCCTCGCCCTATTACAAGGACATCTTCGACCAGCAGATCGCGGGGGCACGCGCCATCTGTGATCAGGCGGGTGTCGAGTTGGAGATTGCCGAGGTGCCCGGCGCGCTGGAAATCCCGACCGCCATCGGCATTGCCGCGCGGATGAGCAACTTCGACGGCTACGTGGCCCTGGGCTGCGTCATCCGGGGCGAGACGACGCATTACGACACCGTCTGCAACGATTCCTCGCGCGGGCTGACGCTGCTTGGGTTGCAGGGGCTGTGCATCGGCAACGGCATCCTGACAGTTGAAAACTACGAACAGGCCGCCGTGCGCGCGCAGGCGGACGGGCAGAACAAGGGCGGCGGCGCTGCAGCCGCAGCCCTGCACCTGATCGCGCTGTCGCGCACCTGGGGTCGGTCGGGCAAGCCCGTGGGTTTCACCAGCCAAACGCTGGCCAAGGGCGGTGACACCGTATGA
- the ribB gene encoding 3,4-dihydroxy-2-butanone-4-phosphate synthase encodes MTSSFETPGPVEIDWSDAIAPIEDIIEDARNGRMFILVDHEDRENEGDLVIPAQMATPDAINFMATHGRGLICLTLPGARIDALGLQLMSTNNASRHETAFTISIEAREGVTTGISAHDRARTVSVAIDATKGAADIATPGHVFPLRAKDGGVLVRAGHTEAATDISRLAGLNPSGVICEIMKDDGQMARLPDLVAFAQLHNLKIGTISDLIAYRRRHDNLVREQSSQTITSEFGGDWDMRIFSDETQGAEHIALIKGDVTTETPVLVRMHALDPMLDVVGAGPRGRRNEFSDAMELIATEGRGVLVLLRDLHMKMVPDDEVSPQTLRQYGLGAQILSSLGLHKIELLTNSPKPKVVGLDAYGLEITGTRKISEIG; translated from the coding sequence ATGACCTCTTCATTCGAAACCCCCGGTCCGGTCGAGATCGACTGGTCCGACGCGATCGCCCCGATCGAGGACATCATCGAGGATGCGCGCAACGGCCGCATGTTCATCCTTGTCGACCACGAAGACCGCGAGAACGAAGGCGACCTCGTGATCCCCGCCCAGATGGCGACGCCGGACGCGATCAACTTCATGGCGACCCACGGCCGCGGGTTGATATGCCTGACCCTGCCGGGCGCCCGCATCGACGCACTGGGCCTGCAGTTGATGAGCACCAACAACGCCTCTCGCCACGAGACGGCGTTCACGATTTCCATCGAGGCGCGTGAGGGTGTGACCACCGGCATCAGCGCCCACGACCGCGCCCGCACCGTGTCCGTCGCCATCGACGCCACCAAGGGGGCGGCCGACATCGCGACCCCCGGTCATGTCTTTCCGCTCCGCGCCAAGGACGGCGGCGTGCTGGTCCGCGCGGGCCATACCGAGGCCGCGACCGACATCAGCCGTCTGGCCGGGCTGAACCCGTCCGGCGTGATCTGCGAGATCATGAAGGACGACGGCCAAATGGCCCGCCTGCCGGACCTGGTCGCCTTTGCGCAGCTGCACAACCTCAAGATCGGGACGATTAGCGACCTGATCGCCTACCGCCGCCGCCACGACAACCTCGTGCGCGAACAGTCCAGCCAGACCATCACCAGCGAATTCGGCGGCGACTGGGACATGCGGATCTTCTCGGACGAAACACAAGGGGCCGAGCATATCGCGCTGATCAAGGGCGACGTGACGACAGAGACGCCGGTGCTGGTGCGGATGCACGCGCTGGACCCGATGCTGGACGTCGTGGGCGCAGGCCCGCGCGGGCGGCGTAACGAATTCAGCGACGCGATGGAGCTGATTGCGACGGAAGGGCGCGGCGTGCTGGTGCTGCTGCGCGATCTGCACATGAAGATGGTGCCCGACGACGAGGTCTCACCCCAGACCCTGCGGCAATACGGGCTGGGCGCGCAGATCCTGTCGAGCCTCGGCCTGCACAAGATCGAACTGCTGACAAATTCGCCGAAGCCCAAGGTCGTGGGGCTGGATGCCTACGGTCTGGAAATCACCGGCACCCGCAAGATCTCGGAGATCGGATGA
- a CDS encoding polysaccharide biosynthesis/export family protein, whose translation MLFLTLRLSRGAALVVTLGILAACALPRVGPNKSEIFSGSVLREGDAYILTVDDRVNAIAAVAPALGFSAGFLNAGQVGPDTINAGDTLGLTIFENVDDGLLVPTGQNATILNEVQVDGQGYIFVPYAGRVLAAGNTPEAIRRIITEKLSDQTPDPQVQVRRLAGNGSTVSVSGAVNAQGVYPIERPTRSLIAMLAAAGGIALNPEIARVTVVRGNQRAEIFYDDLYNNARNDIALRDGDAIVVKADSRTFTALGATGTQNRVKFETPTISAIEALAQVGGLSSVTADPTGVFVFRNEPEEIAEQLVGQDLTGTQRVVYVLDLTRPNGMFMARDFAIRDGDTVYVTEAPFAQFSKTIAAATGSLNTVNSVKNTTGL comes from the coding sequence GTGCTATTCCTGACATTGCGCCTTTCACGGGGCGCCGCCCTCGTTGTCACGCTGGGTATTCTGGCCGCTTGCGCCCTGCCCCGTGTGGGACCGAACAAATCCGAGATCTTCTCAGGCTCTGTCCTGCGGGAAGGCGACGCCTACATCCTGACCGTGGACGACCGTGTGAATGCGATCGCCGCCGTGGCCCCCGCACTGGGGTTCAGCGCGGGGTTCCTGAATGCGGGCCAGGTCGGCCCCGATACGATCAACGCCGGCGACACGCTGGGCCTGACGATCTTCGAAAACGTCGACGACGGCTTGCTGGTGCCGACGGGCCAGAACGCCACGATCCTGAACGAGGTGCAGGTCGACGGTCAGGGCTATATCTTCGTGCCCTACGCCGGTCGCGTGCTGGCCGCGGGCAATACGCCAGAGGCGATCCGCCGGATCATCACCGAAAAGCTGTCAGACCAGACCCCGGACCCGCAGGTGCAGGTGCGCCGTCTGGCAGGCAACGGATCGACGGTCTCTGTCTCTGGCGCGGTGAATGCACAGGGCGTCTATCCGATCGAACGCCCCACCCGGTCGCTGATCGCGATGCTGGCGGCGGCGGGCGGGATCGCCCTGAACCCCGAAATAGCACGCGTGACCGTCGTGCGCGGCAACCAGCGGGCCGAGATCTTCTATGACGATCTGTACAACAACGCGCGCAACGATATCGCCCTGCGCGACGGCGATGCCATCGTGGTCAAGGCCGACAGCCGGACCTTTACCGCCCTTGGCGCCACCGGCACGCAGAACCGGGTCAAGTTCGAGACGCCCACGATTTCCGCGATCGAGGCGCTGGCGCAGGTCGGCGGTCTGTCGTCGGTCACGGCCGACCCCACCGGCGTCTTCGTGTTCCGCAACGAACCCGAGGAGATTGCAGAGCAGCTGGTCGGTCAGGATCTGACGGGCACGCAGCGGGTGGTCTACGTGCTGGACCTGACGCGCCCGAACGGCATGTTCATGGCCCGCGACTTTGCCATCCGCGACGGCGATACCGTCTATGTGACCGAGGCGCCCTTTGCCCAGTTCAGCAAGACCATTGCCGCTGCCACCGGGTCGCTGAACACGGTCAACAGCGTCAAGAACACGACCGGTCTGTAA
- a CDS encoding secondary thiamine-phosphate synthase enzyme YjbQ, with amino-acid sequence MQTTFTIPTRGQGLYDFTDQVAAWATGTGLLTLFIRHTSASLLIQENADPEVQSDLLHYLARLVPPATDPAMSYLTHTYEGPDDMPAHIKAALLPVSLSIPVTAGHLALGTWQGIYLFEHRNAPHSRQVAAHLG; translated from the coding sequence ATGCAGACGACTTTCACGATTCCGACGCGGGGGCAGGGCCTTTACGACTTCACCGATCAGGTCGCTGCCTGGGCCACCGGCACCGGCCTGCTCACGCTCTTCATCCGCCATACCTCCGCCAGCCTGCTGATTCAGGAAAACGCCGATCCAGAGGTGCAGAGCGACCTGCTGCACTACCTCGCCCGCCTCGTGCCGCCCGCGACCGACCCGGCCATGTCATACCTGACCCACACCTACGAAGGGCCCGACGACATGCCGGCCCACATCAAGGCCGCCCTGCTGCCGGTGTCCCTCTCGATCCCCGTGACCGCCGGTCATCTGGCGCTTGGCACATGGCAGGGGATCTACCTCTTCGAACATCGCAACGCCCCGCACAGTCGTCAGGTCGCGGCCCATCTGGGGTGA